The following coding sequences lie in one Notolabrus celidotus isolate fNotCel1 chromosome 20, fNotCel1.pri, whole genome shotgun sequence genomic window:
- the aqp8b gene encoding aquaporin-8b isoform X2 gives MGIEMMWWTDEDLETEQKEAAGENLQAVIENVESTGRLQPALVHGLAIAALVACMAEISGSHFNPPFTLAIYLCGGMEMNMVAPYIACQLLGGVLGAAMAKAMTSRENFIKAHGAAFAVLQPDAEIGGALFGEVAMTCLITTVLLLGAFNVRTRNPMVPFMVGCTVIFTILAGGDVSGTCMNPARAFGPAVVSNYWTYHWVYWVGPIAGGLIAVALVRLLLGDRKMRIILK, from the exons ATGGGAATAGAAAT GATGTGGTGGACAGATGAAGACCTGGAAACTGAGCAAAAGGAGGCAGCTGGAGAAAACCTCCAAGCAG TGATAGAAAATGTGGAGTCTACAGGGAGGCTTCAGCCTGCTCTGGTGCATGGGCTGGCTATTGCTGCTCTGGTAGCATGCATGGCTGAGATCAG TGGTTCCCATTTTAACCCTCCTTTCACCCTGGCTATCTATCTATGTGGAGGGATGGAGATGAATATGGTGGCTCCATACATTGCATGCCAGTTACTTGGAGGGGTGCTTGGAGCTGCGATGGCAAAG GCGATGACCTCGAGGGAGAACTTCATCAAAGCCCACGGTGCTGCGTTTGCAGTGCTGCAGCCAGACGCTGAAATTGGAGGTGCTCTTTTTGGCGAGGTCGCTATGACTTGCCTGATCACAACAGTGTTGCTGCTTGGAGCTTTTAATGTTAGAACAAGAAATCCTATGGTGCCATTCATGGTGGGCTGCACTGTGATATTTACCATCTTGGCTGG CGGAGATGTCTCTGGCACCTGTATGAACCCAGCCAGAGCCTTTGGTCCAGCTGTCGTGAGCAACTACTGGACTTACCACTGGGTCTACTGGGTAGGTCCCATTGCAGGGGGCCTAATAGCAGTTGCACTGGTTCG actCCTCCTTGGAGACAGAAAGATGCGAATAATCCTTAAATGA
- the aqp8b gene encoding aquaporin-8b isoform X3 — protein sequence MWWTDEDLETEQKEAAGENLQAVIENVESTGRLQPALVHGLAIAALVACMAEISGSHFNPPFTLAIYLCGGMEMNMVAPYIACQLLGGVLGAAMAKAMTSRENFIKAHGAAFAVLQPDAEIGGALFGEVAMTCLITTVLLLGAFNVRTRNPMVPFMVGCTVIFTILAGGDVSGTCMNPARAFGPAVVSNYWTYHWVYWVGPIAGGLIAVALVRLLLGDRKMRIILK from the exons ATGTGGTGGACAGATGAAGACCTGGAAACTGAGCAAAAGGAGGCAGCTGGAGAAAACCTCCAAGCAG TGATAGAAAATGTGGAGTCTACAGGGAGGCTTCAGCCTGCTCTGGTGCATGGGCTGGCTATTGCTGCTCTGGTAGCATGCATGGCTGAGATCAG TGGTTCCCATTTTAACCCTCCTTTCACCCTGGCTATCTATCTATGTGGAGGGATGGAGATGAATATGGTGGCTCCATACATTGCATGCCAGTTACTTGGAGGGGTGCTTGGAGCTGCGATGGCAAAG GCGATGACCTCGAGGGAGAACTTCATCAAAGCCCACGGTGCTGCGTTTGCAGTGCTGCAGCCAGACGCTGAAATTGGAGGTGCTCTTTTTGGCGAGGTCGCTATGACTTGCCTGATCACAACAGTGTTGCTGCTTGGAGCTTTTAATGTTAGAACAAGAAATCCTATGGTGCCATTCATGGTGGGCTGCACTGTGATATTTACCATCTTGGCTGG CGGAGATGTCTCTGGCACCTGTATGAACCCAGCCAGAGCCTTTGGTCCAGCTGTCGTGAGCAACTACTGGACTTACCACTGGGTCTACTGGGTAGGTCCCATTGCAGGGGGCCTAATAGCAGTTGCACTGGTTCG actCCTCCTTGGAGACAGAAAGATGCGAATAATCCTTAAATGA
- the aqp8b gene encoding aquaporin-8b isoform X1: MANEKVEMSEVGASLLSSEHKPPPAKPPNKFEQVFQPCLGELVGTTFFVFIGCVSVIENVESTGRLQPALVHGLAIAALVACMAEISGSHFNPPFTLAIYLCGGMEMNMVAPYIACQLLGGVLGAAMAKAMTSRENFIKAHGAAFAVLQPDAEIGGALFGEVAMTCLITTVLLLGAFNVRTRNPMVPFMVGCTVIFTILAGGDVSGTCMNPARAFGPAVVSNYWTYHWVYWVGPIAGGLIAVALVRLLLGDRKMRIILK; the protein is encoded by the exons ATGGCTAACGAGAAGGTAGAGATGAGTGAAGTCGGGGCGTCTCTTCTGTCTTCAGAACACAAGCCACCTCCAGCCAAACCTCCTAACAAATTTGAGCAGGTGTTTCAGCCATGTCTAGGCGAGCTGGTGGGGActactttctttgtttttattggatgtGTGTCAGTGATAGAAAATGTGGAGTCTACAGGGAGGCTTCAGCCTGCTCTGGTGCATGGGCTGGCTATTGCTGCTCTGGTAGCATGCATGGCTGAGATCAG TGGTTCCCATTTTAACCCTCCTTTCACCCTGGCTATCTATCTATGTGGAGGGATGGAGATGAATATGGTGGCTCCATACATTGCATGCCAGTTACTTGGAGGGGTGCTTGGAGCTGCGATGGCAAAG GCGATGACCTCGAGGGAGAACTTCATCAAAGCCCACGGTGCTGCGTTTGCAGTGCTGCAGCCAGACGCTGAAATTGGAGGTGCTCTTTTTGGCGAGGTCGCTATGACTTGCCTGATCACAACAGTGTTGCTGCTTGGAGCTTTTAATGTTAGAACAAGAAATCCTATGGTGCCATTCATGGTGGGCTGCACTGTGATATTTACCATCTTGGCTGG CGGAGATGTCTCTGGCACCTGTATGAACCCAGCCAGAGCCTTTGGTCCAGCTGTCGTGAGCAACTACTGGACTTACCACTGGGTCTACTGGGTAGGTCCCATTGCAGGGGGCCTAATAGCAGTTGCACTGGTTCG actCCTCCTTGGAGACAGAAAGATGCGAATAATCCTTAAATGA
- the LOC117832039 gene encoding meteorin-like protein gives MLPNAMIFWMFMLSLQLRSCAADLCNWTGSGFAGAVDSRIVLQVRLRCTEGSVRWVYPGQALRVVLEPNLYSARRTTVCIKPSPSFRGASVFIERSGELELLVTDSGRPEHQQVFCFRADGPRRPAIYLQSSPQLDGAWSRRTMGFRYELLGNRSAAGKLGLSGLQTSCRPCNNSELLMAICNSDFVVRGSIRNVSNDSERQTSLVEVSAARVYRQRSGVFEQELSNSGSSLSVGSWRGHIHTHLQCHVKPGDGDFLFTGSEHFGEAWLGCAPRYKDFLSLYQTAWAAHQNSCDFPLN, from the exons ATGTTGCCGAATGCTATGATTTTTTGGATGTTCATGCTGAGTCTTCAGCTGAGGAGCTGTGCAGCTGATCTGTGCAACTGGACCGGGAG CGGTTTTGCAGGTGCTGTGGACTCCAGGATAGTGCTCCAGGTGCGCCTGCGCTGCACAGAGGGCTCGGTGAGGTGGGTTTACCCGGGCCAGGCTCTCCGGGTGGTCCTGGAGCCAAACCTGTACTCCGCCCGCCGCACGACAGTGTGCATAAAACCTTCTCCCTCCTTCCGCGGAGCAAGCGTCTTTATCGAGCGCTCCGGGGAGTTGGAGCTGCTGGTGACGGATTCTGGGCGGCCTGAGCACCAGCAGGTGTTTTGCTTTCGGGCGGACGGTCCTCGCAGGCCCGCCATCTACCTCCAGTCTAGTCCGCAGCTCGATGGAGCCTGGAGCAGACGTACGATGGGCTTCAGATACGAGCTGCTGGGAAATAGGAGCGCTGCAGGCAAGCTGGGCCTGAGCGGGCTTCAGA CTTCGTGCCGACCCTGCAATAATTCAGAACTCCTCATGGCCATCTGCAACAGTGACTTTG TGGTTCGAGGCTCAATCAGGAATGTCTCCAATGACTCTGAACGTCAGACATCGCTGGTGGAGGTGTCAGCTGCCCGGGTGTACCGGCAACGCAGTGGAGTGTTTGAGCAAGAACTGTCTAATTCTGGGTCCTCCCTGTCCGTCGGGTCATGGCGTGggcacatccacacacacctgcagtgcCACGTGAAGCCTGGGGATGGGGACTTCCTCTTCACAGGGTCAGAACACTTTGGGGAAGCTTGGTTAGGGTGTGCCCCGCGATACAAAGACTTCCTGTCCCTGTACCAGACCGCCTGGGCGGCACATCAAAATTCCTGCGACTTCCCTTTGAACTGA
- the cbx8a gene encoding chromobox protein homolog 8a: MELSAVGESVFAAESIIKRRIRRGRWEYLVKWKGWSQKYSTWEPEENILDARLFDAFEERERERELFGPKKRGPKPETFLLKAKAKAKEKTYEFRAEAPRVIQVTYPIPEPVVTPRAREGLRTVVPTIFPPSAINRGESVLIRLPEPERRPRPTPTSLTVQEPVRIPKKRGRKPKLHLHYDEGESEEPDVKQSRPLEEPGSHSFSKLSRRLDHHHHRGETSDHSLNQLTRRFQEETTITPKSSSEQRHAGLSYGCAFTPDVRTSEQKLHRTGGLTGMSVHPHKKLKYSTEQRRHQVRECCPPRDQPEVISSSHDPATSPASSWTPSLTNLDTVTVTDVTMNFLTVTVRESSTDKGFFKGKR; encoded by the exons ATGGAGCTCTCGGCTGTTGGCGAGAGCGTCTTCGCAGCCGAGTCCATCATTAAACGGCGAATCAGACGG GGTCGCTGGGAATATCTCGTGAAATGGAAGGGCTGGTCTCAGAA GTACAGCACCTGGGAGCCGGAGGAAAACATTCTGGATGCACGACTCTTCGATGCCTTCGAAGAGAG GGAGCGGGAGAGGGAGCTGTTCGGACCCAAGAAGAGGGGACCCAAACCCGAGACATTTCTCTTAAAG GCCAAAGCCAAAGCCAAAGAAAAGACGTATGAATTCAGAGCAGAGGCCCCCCGGGTGATCCAGGTCACATATCCCATCCCGGAGCCCGTCGTAACACCGAGGGCCCGGGAGGGTTTACGAACCGTGGTTCCCACAATCTTCCCACCGAGTGCCATCAACAGAGGAGAGAGCGTCCTCATACGGCTACCGGAACCGGAGAGAAGGCCCAGACCGACTCCAACTTCCCTCACGGTCCAAGAACCCGTCCGGATCCCAAAAAAGAGAGGACGCAAACCGAAGCTGCATTTACATTATGATGAAGGCGAATCAGAGGAGCCTGATGTTAAACAGAGCAGGCCGCTGGAGGAGCCGGGGTCACACAGTTTCTCCAAGCTGTCCAGACGCTTGGATCACCATCATCACCGTGGGGAGACGTCAGACCACAGCCTCAACCAGCTGACCAGGAGGTTTCAAGAGGAGACCACAATAACACCCAAATCCAGCAGCGAGCAGAGGCACGCTGGACTGTCATACGGCTGCGCGTTCACCCCAGATGTGCGCACAAGCGAACAGAAACTTCACAGGACTGGTGGCTTGACAGGCATGTCTGTCCATCCCCACAAAAAGCTGAAATACTCCACAGAACAGCGGAGACACCAGGTGAGAGAGTGCTGTCCCCCCAGGGATCAGCCTGAGGTCATCTCAAGCAGCCACGATCCAGCCACGAGCCCAGCATCATCCTGGACCCCTAGTTTAACAAACCTGGACACTGTGACCGTGACAGACGTGACCATGAACTTTCTGACGGTCACTGTGAGAGAGAGCAGCACGGACAAAGGTTTCTTTAAGGGGAAAAGATGA
- the cbx4 gene encoding E3 SUMO-protein ligase CBX4: protein MELPAAGEHVFAVEGIEKKRVRKGKIEYLVKWRGWSPKYNTWEPEENILDPRLLVAFQHRERQEQLMGYRKRGPKPKHLLLQVPSFARRSSIPAGFEESSQHSEGSLKSDPIQVQRCQPQQYQLNSKKHHQYQPSSQEVPPDQLHNGKKKFIYQLNSKKHHHYEPDLNMYDAQASRLKEVVKVQEPASKPANPGWNLPLALQQKWVRDKDTGCLSKVKELEVEGRKPTVKEAESEHALKPNPKDATLPSAVSSKMKIIKNKNKNGRIVIVMSKYMDNNKVHGAKGKHGESSSEEKPQNTKPAENNPAHTTKMVEYPENGIPKEICNGSPLPAAEHPKKCSPKDRHFSKPSPSTAEEYNTEVARGQADLPEDLPLQLTASSPQTSWAVDTNIPTPTAVDQIRIPSFPNDRKRKISDTTEDRSVCKTYLTSRSFSAPSTVVTPPQDSPMDLHCSGPRHSSTCTFEVLDSGSQEEPMDLSCPKTKKQVEHEIQPEPVTVEENTHPVMEEMTKTTEKAKEAPVKKPSPFMGNIIITDITTNSLTVTFKEYVSF, encoded by the exons ATGGAACTGCCTGCCGCCGGAGAGCACGTCTTTGCGGTGGAGGGCATCGAAAAGAAGCGCGTCCGCAAG GGCAAAATAGAGTACCTGGTCAAGTGGCGAGGCTGGTCCCCGAA atacaACACATGGGAACCAGAGGAAAACATCCTTGACCCGCGTCTCCTCGTCGCGTTTCAACACAG GGAGAGGCAGGAGCAGCTGATGGGATATCGCAAACGGGGGCCGAAACCAAAACATCTTTTGCTGCAG GTTCCCTCGTTTGCCAGAAGGTCCAGTATCCCAGCAGGTTTTGAGGAATCATCTCAGCATTCAGAGGGTAGCCTCAAGTCTGATCCAATCCAGGTCCAGCGCTGCCAGCCTCAACAGTACCAGCTGAACAGCAAGAAGCACCACCAGTACCAGCCAAGCAGCCAGGAGGTCCCCCCTGATCAGCTTCACAACGGCAAAAAGAAGTTCATCTACCAGCTCAACAGCAAGAAGCACCACCACTACGAGCCTGATCTGAACATGTACGACGCACAGGCTTCCAGGCTCAAAGAGGTGGTCAAAGTTCAGGAACCGGCCAGTAAACCTGCAAATCCCGGTTGGAACTTACCGCTGGCCTTGCAGCAGAAATGGGTCCGTGACAAAGACACTGGTTGCTTGAGTAAAGTCAAAGAGTTGGAAGTGGAGGGGAGGAAACCAACTGTCAAAGAGGCTGAGAGTGAACATGCACTCAAACCCAATCCTAAAGATGCAACCCTGCCCAGTGCTGTGAGCAGCAAAATGAAGATAatcaagaacaaaaacaagaatggGCGTATTGTTATCGTCATGAGCAAATACATGGACAACAACAAAGTTCATGGAGCAAAGGGTAAACACGGGGAATCATCGAGTGAAGAGAAACCCCAAAACACCAAACCAGCGGAGAACAATCCAGCACACACGACCAAAATGGTGGAGTACCCGGAGAATGGTATCCCCAAAGAGATCTGTAATGGCAGCCCGCTCCCTGCTGCAGAGCATCCGAAAAAGTGTTCCCCAAAGGACAGGCATTTCTCCAAACCTTCCCCAAGCACAGCTGAGGAATACAACACAGAAGTAGCTCGCGGTCAGGCTGATTTACCTGAAGATCTACCACTTCAGCTGACTGCAAGCTCACCCCAAACATCCTGGGCTGTTGACACAAACATCCCCACCCCAACAGCTGTGGACCAGATCAGGATCCCTTCTTTTCCCAATGACCGCAAGAGAAAGATATCGGATACCACTGAGGACAGGAGTGTTTGTAAAACCTACCTGACTTCCAGAAGCTTCAGTGCTCCCAGCACTGTGGTCACACCACCTCAGGACTCACCTATGGACCTCCATTGTAGTGGCCCGCGTCACAGCAGTACTTGTACATTTGAGGTTTTGGACTCTGGCAGCCAAGAGGAGCCGATGGATCTTAGCTGCCCAAAGACTAAGAAGCAGGTGGAGCATGAAATACAGCCAGAGCCTGTAACTGTTgaggaaaacacacaccctGTTATGGAAGAGATGACAAAAACCACAGAGAAAGCTAAGGAAGCACCTGTTAAAAAACCCTCTCCCTTTATGGGAAACATCATAATAACTGACATCACAACAAACAGTCTCACCGTCACCTTCAAGGAATATGTTTCCTTCTGA